One window of the Streptococcus parasanguinis ATCC 15912 genome contains the following:
- the yidA gene encoding sugar-phosphatase, translating into MSIKLVAIDIDGTLLNSKKEITPSVFEAIQDAKAAGVKIVITTGRPIAGVSKLLNELHLMDPGDYVITFNGGLVQETATGNELIKDLLTYEDYLDIESLANKLQIHSHAITKDGIYTSNRDIGRYTIHESQLVNMPVFYRTPEEVREKEFVKVMYIDEPEILDIAIKRIPKEFQDRFTIVKSAPFYLEILGKTTNKGAAVLHLAKQLGIKNEETMAIGDEENDRSMLEVVGHSVVMENGNPALKKIATHITKSNDESGVAYAIRKWVL; encoded by the coding sequence ATGTCCATTAAATTAGTTGCGATCGATATCGATGGTACACTTCTCAATTCAAAAAAAGAGATCACACCTTCTGTATTTGAAGCCATTCAAGACGCTAAAGCCGCAGGAGTCAAAATTGTCATTACAACTGGACGTCCCATTGCAGGCGTTTCAAAACTCTTAAACGAACTCCATCTGATGGATCCTGGAGACTATGTCATTACTTTTAACGGTGGCTTGGTTCAAGAAACTGCTACTGGAAATGAACTTATCAAAGACCTCTTAACCTATGAGGACTATCTCGATATCGAGTCTCTTGCAAACAAGCTTCAGATTCACTCTCATGCCATTACAAAAGACGGCATTTATACCAGTAATCGAGATATTGGGCGCTATACCATTCATGAATCTCAACTGGTCAATATGCCAGTTTTTTACCGAACTCCTGAAGAAGTTAGAGAGAAAGAATTTGTCAAAGTCATGTATATCGATGAACCTGAAATTCTGGATATTGCGATAAAAAGAATCCCAAAAGAATTTCAGGATCGTTTCACGATTGTCAAATCAGCTCCTTTTTATTTAGAAATTCTAGGAAAAACTACTAATAAAGGTGCTGCAGTTCTCCATTTGGCTAAACAACTTGGAATCAAGAATGAAGAAACCATGGCCATTGGAGACGAGGAAAATGATCGTTCTATGTTAGAGGTTGTCGGTCATTCTGTCGTTATGGAAAACGGAAATCCAGCCCTCAAAAAAATTGCTACACATATTACCAAATCAAATGATGAATCTGGCGTTGCATATGCCATTAGAAAGTGGGTATTATAA
- the tuf gene encoding elongation factor Tu: MAKEKYDRSKPHVNIGTIGHVDHGKTTLTAAITTVLARRLPSSVNQPKDYASIDAAPEERERGITINTAHVEYETAKRHYAHIDAPGHADYVKNMITGAAQMDGAILVVASTDGPMPQTREHILLSRQVGVKHLIVFMNKVDLVDDEELLELVEMEIRDLLSEYDFPGDDLPVIQGSALKALEGDSKYEDIIMELMDTVDEYIPEPERDTDKPLLLPVEDVFSITGRGTVASGRIDRGVVRVNDEIEIVGIKEEIQKAVVTGVEMFRKQLDEGLAGDNVGVLLRGIQRDEIERGQVIAKPGSINPHTKFKGEVYILTKEEGGRHTPFFNNYRPQFYFRTTDVTGSIELPAGTEMVMPGDNVTIDVELIHPIAVEQGTTFSIREGGRTVGSGMVTEIEA; the protein is encoded by the coding sequence ATGGCAAAAGAAAAATACGATCGTAGTAAACCGCACGTTAACATCGGTACAATCGGACACGTTGACCACGGTAAAACTACCCTAACTGCAGCAATCACAACTGTTTTGGCACGTCGCTTGCCTTCATCAGTTAACCAACCTAAAGACTATGCGTCTATCGATGCTGCTCCAGAAGAACGCGAACGCGGTATCACTATCAACACTGCACACGTTGAGTACGAAACTGCTAAACGTCACTACGCTCACATCGACGCTCCAGGACACGCGGACTACGTTAAAAACATGATCACTGGTGCCGCTCAAATGGACGGAGCTATCCTTGTAGTAGCTTCAACTGACGGACCAATGCCACAAACACGTGAACACATCCTTCTTTCACGTCAGGTTGGTGTTAAACACTTGATCGTCTTCATGAACAAAGTTGACTTGGTTGATGATGAAGAATTGCTTGAATTGGTTGAAATGGAAATCCGTGACCTTCTTTCAGAATACGATTTCCCAGGTGATGACCTTCCAGTTATCCAAGGTTCAGCTCTTAAAGCTCTTGAAGGTGACTCTAAATATGAAGATATCATCATGGAATTGATGGATACTGTTGATGAGTACATCCCAGAACCAGAACGCGATACTGACAAACCATTGCTTCTTCCAGTCGAAGACGTATTCTCAATCACTGGACGTGGTACAGTTGCTTCAGGACGTATCGACCGTGGTGTTGTTCGTGTCAATGATGAAATCGAAATCGTTGGTATCAAAGAAGAAATCCAAAAAGCAGTTGTTACTGGTGTTGAAATGTTCCGTAAACAACTTGACGAAGGTCTTGCAGGGGATAACGTTGGTGTGCTTCTTCGTGGTATCCAACGTGATGAAATCGAACGTGGACAAGTTATCGCTAAACCAGGTTCAATCAACCCACACACTAAATTCAAAGGTGAAGTTTACATCCTTACTAAAGAAGAAGGTGGACGTCATACTCCATTCTTCAACAACTACCGTCCACAGTTCTACTTCCGTACAACTGACGTAACTGGATCTATCGAACTTCCAGCAGGAACTGAAATGGTAATGCCTGGTGATAACGTGACTATCGACGTTGAGTTGATCCACCCAATCGCCGTTGAACAAGGTACTACATTCTCAATCCGTGAAGGTGGACGTACTGTTGGTTCAGGTATGGTTACTGAAATCGAAGCTTAA
- a CDS encoding aminoacyl-tRNA deacylase — protein MAKKQKVKKTLVEQILTKAKIEHIGLQINALEGILPEGIDRSTIFKTLALKGDKTGPVIGIIPITEHLSEKKLAKLSGNKKVAMIPQKDLEKTTGYIHGANNPVGIRQKHPFPIFIDESALQLETMIVSAGEIGHSIQIKPQLLADFVKATFADIME, from the coding sequence ATGGCAAAAAAACAAAAAGTGAAAAAAACCTTGGTCGAGCAGATCTTGACTAAAGCAAAAATTGAGCACATAGGCTTACAAATCAACGCTTTAGAAGGGATCTTACCAGAAGGTATTGATCGCTCTACTATTTTCAAAACCTTAGCTCTCAAAGGAGATAAAACGGGTCCAGTGATTGGAATCATTCCTATCACGGAGCATCTTTCAGAGAAAAAATTGGCCAAATTATCGGGAAATAAGAAAGTGGCAATGATTCCTCAAAAGGATCTCGAAAAAACAACAGGTTATATTCATGGTGCCAATAATCCGGTAGGCATTCGTCAAAAGCATCCTTTTCCTATCTTTATCGATGAATCTGCCCTTCAGTTAGAAACCATGATCGTATCTGCTGGGGAAATCGGCCATAGTATTCAAATCAAACCACAACTTCTAGCAGACTTCGTTAAAGCGACTTTTGCAGATATTATGGAATAA
- the ftsW gene encoding cell division peptidoglycan polymerase FtsW, with amino-acid sequence MKIDKRHLLNYSILIPYLILSIIGLIVVYSTTSALAIQSGVSSIRMVRTQGLFFILSLLTIALIYKFSLNFLRNKKVLAVIIFIEVILLLLSRFVTDTVNGAHGWLTIPGGFSIQPAEYLKVILVWYLALIFSKRQDEIRDYDYQALTHNEWIPRNLTDWRWLTLILIGIVAIMPDLGNATILALTVLIMITASGVGYRWFTSLLGLVVSGSAIILGSIWIIGVDRVAKIPVFGYVAKRFSAFFNPFNDLTGAGHQLANSYYAMSNGGWFGLGLGNSIEKQGYLPEAHTDFVFAIVIEELGFVGASLILALLFFLILRVILVGIRAKNPFNSMMAIGIGGMMLVQTFINIGGISGLIPSTGVTFPFLSQGGNSLWVLSVAIAFVLNIDASEKRLRMKQEGILFEEKGKIKSYY; translated from the coding sequence ATGAAAATTGATAAAAGACATCTTTTAAATTATTCCATCCTCATTCCCTATTTGATTTTATCCATCATTGGTTTGATTGTAGTCTATTCGACAACAAGTGCCTTAGCGATTCAAAGTGGAGTGAGTTCGATCCGGATGGTGCGGACGCAGGGGCTCTTTTTTATCCTCAGTCTCTTGACCATTGCATTGATCTACAAGTTTAGTTTAAACTTTCTTCGAAATAAGAAAGTTTTAGCTGTTATTATCTTTATTGAGGTAATTTTGTTACTTCTTTCAAGGTTTGTTACTGATACGGTCAATGGGGCTCATGGTTGGTTGACAATTCCTGGAGGCTTCAGTATCCAGCCAGCGGAGTACCTTAAGGTTATTTTAGTCTGGTATTTAGCTTTAATTTTTTCTAAACGGCAAGATGAAATACGTGACTATGATTATCAAGCCTTGACCCATAATGAGTGGATTCCTAGGAATTTAACTGATTGGCGTTGGTTGACTTTGATTCTCATTGGAATCGTTGCTATTATGCCCGACTTAGGAAATGCAACCATCTTGGCTTTAACGGTCTTGATTATGATTACGGCTAGTGGAGTGGGGTACCGTTGGTTCACTTCTCTGCTTGGTTTAGTCGTTAGTGGATCGGCGATTATTCTTGGTTCAATTTGGATCATTGGTGTGGACCGTGTCGCTAAAATTCCTGTTTTTGGTTATGTAGCCAAACGTTTTAGTGCCTTCTTCAATCCATTTAATGACTTGACTGGTGCAGGTCACCAATTGGCCAATTCCTATTATGCCATGAGTAACGGTGGATGGTTTGGATTAGGCCTAGGAAATTCAATTGAAAAGCAAGGTTATCTACCTGAAGCACACACTGACTTTGTATTTGCGATTGTGATTGAAGAATTAGGTTTTGTTGGAGCTAGCTTGATCCTTGCACTCTTATTCTTCTTGATTCTTCGAGTGATCTTAGTAGGAATTCGAGCAAAAAATCCTTTTAATTCTATGATGGCCATTGGTATTGGTGGCATGATGTTGGTGCAAACCTTTATTAACATCGGAGGAATTTCGGGTTTGATCCCATCTACTGGGGTAACTTTTCCTTTCTTATCCCAAGGAGGGAACAGCTTATGGGTCTTATCTGTAGCTATTGCTTTTGTTCTTAACATTGATGCTAGTGAAAAAAGACTAAGAATGAAGCAGGAAGGAATCCTTTTTGAGGAGAAGGGTAAAATTAAATCTTATTACTAA
- a CDS encoding aminoacyltransferase, whose protein sequence is MTLTTISKEEFTSFANTVSHRSFIQSVEMADLLEKRGNTVQFIAWKQNDQVQVAAILYSLSMTGGLHMEINSGPLYQEETLLEPFYAALKGYAKKNGAIELVIKPYDHYQTFDSDGNPISEEQSHFLDTLKNLGYQHDGFQTGYPGGEPVWHYLKTIKEADSKSLLKSFNKNCSRNITTALNYDISIRNITREEIPQFKQIIEETGKRQGFEDKSLSYYYDLYDSFGPNAEFVVAEINSTAALAHLDQKISLLNPSAKQYEQQLQKLEKQKNIVRETLAGKESETVPLACALIIYTPSEVTYLFGGSYTKYQKFSAAFLIQYHAMKRALQKGITLYNFLGIQGIFDGSDGVLRFKQNFNGYIVRKMGTFRYYPHPLKYKMISLIKKLLGRS, encoded by the coding sequence ATGACCCTCACGACAATTTCAAAAGAAGAATTCACCTCATTTGCTAATACCGTCTCACATCGCTCTTTCATCCAGTCTGTAGAAATGGCAGATTTGCTTGAAAAGCGAGGAAATACCGTTCAATTTATCGCTTGGAAACAAAACGATCAAGTCCAAGTAGCGGCTATTTTGTACAGTCTTTCCATGACTGGTGGTCTCCATATGGAAATCAATTCTGGACCCCTCTACCAAGAGGAAACCCTGCTAGAACCCTTCTATGCAGCCTTGAAAGGCTATGCGAAAAAAAATGGCGCTATTGAACTAGTTATTAAACCCTATGATCACTATCAAACCTTTGACAGTGACGGCAATCCAATCAGTGAAGAACAGAGCCATTTTTTAGATACACTTAAAAACTTAGGTTATCAACATGATGGTTTCCAAACAGGTTATCCTGGAGGAGAACCTGTTTGGCACTATCTAAAAACTATCAAGGAAGCTGACTCAAAATCTCTACTAAAATCCTTCAACAAAAACTGTAGTCGCAATATTACGACTGCCCTAAACTATGATATTTCCATCCGAAACATTACCAGAGAAGAAATCCCTCAGTTTAAACAAATTATCGAGGAAACTGGTAAGAGACAAGGTTTTGAAGATAAAAGTCTGAGTTACTACTATGATTTGTATGATAGTTTTGGTCCAAATGCGGAATTCGTAGTTGCTGAGATCAATTCAACAGCTGCCCTTGCCCACTTGGATCAGAAAATTTCCTTGCTAAATCCATCCGCCAAACAATATGAACAACAATTACAAAAACTAGAGAAACAAAAGAATATTGTTCGGGAAACTTTAGCTGGTAAAGAATCTGAAACAGTTCCTTTAGCATGTGCTCTCATAATCTATACCCCCTCAGAAGTCACTTATTTATTTGGAGGATCTTATACTAAATATCAGAAATTTTCTGCTGCTTTCTTGATTCAATACCATGCAATGAAGCGAGCATTACAAAAAGGGATCACCTTATATAACTTCCTAGGCATTCAAGGAATCTTTGACGGGTCAGACGGTGTTCTTCGTTTTAAACAGAACTTCAATGGCTACATCGTTCGTAAGATGGGAACCTTCCGTTATTATCCCCATCCTCTTAAATACAAAATGATTTCTCTCATTAAGAAACTATTAGGACGTTCCTAA
- a CDS encoding aminoacyltransferase, giving the protein MYHYQLGISTTEHDEFVIQSNQTNLLQSSSWAKIKDNWGNERVGFYQEDQLVAVASILIQPLPLGFSMLYIPRGPIMDYQNKELVSYVIQSLKKISKQYKALFVKFDPSIFLSKHLIGQENTETPAVQAVIDTLTKEGIEWTGRTSDMAENIQPRFQANIHKEYFTEQDLSKSTRQAIRTARNKGIQVQFGGTELLEDFASLMKKTEARKSIHLRGKDYYEKLLTTYQGQSYITLSTLDLAERKTSLTKDLEKNKAEAEKFTEKTKPGKVENNQKEKERIEEELQFLEQHLQAGRQVVPLSGTLTLEFGGTSENVYAGMDEEFRRYQPAILTWYETAQHAFDRGASWQNMGGIENSLDGGLYHFKSKFNPVIEEFVGEFNLPTSPLYPLVNKAYKIRKKLRSK; this is encoded by the coding sequence ATGTACCATTACCAACTAGGAATTTCTACCACCGAACATGATGAATTTGTCATTCAGAGTAATCAGACCAACCTCTTGCAGAGTAGCTCATGGGCAAAAATCAAAGATAATTGGGGAAATGAACGGGTTGGTTTTTATCAAGAAGACCAGTTAGTCGCTGTTGCAAGCATCTTGATCCAACCCCTGCCACTTGGTTTTTCCATGCTCTATATTCCTCGCGGCCCCATTATGGACTACCAAAACAAAGAGCTGGTTTCATATGTGATCCAGTCCCTTAAAAAAATTTCCAAGCAATACAAGGCCTTGTTTGTGAAATTTGATCCAAGTATTTTCTTGAGCAAACACTTGATTGGACAAGAAAATACAGAAACTCCTGCAGTGCAAGCGGTGATCGATACCTTAACAAAAGAAGGGATTGAATGGACTGGTCGAACAAGTGATATGGCAGAAAATATCCAACCACGCTTTCAAGCGAATATCCACAAAGAGTATTTCACCGAACAAGATCTTTCAAAATCTACTCGGCAAGCCATCCGAACTGCTCGGAACAAAGGGATCCAAGTGCAATTTGGCGGGACTGAATTGTTAGAGGACTTTGCTTCTCTCATGAAAAAGACAGAAGCTCGTAAAAGTATTCATTTACGTGGAAAAGACTACTATGAAAAACTGCTCACAACCTACCAAGGACAATCCTACATTACTTTATCTACTCTAGATCTCGCAGAACGGAAAACCTCCCTTACAAAAGATCTTGAAAAAAACAAGGCTGAGGCTGAAAAATTCACAGAAAAAACAAAGCCTGGCAAGGTTGAGAATAACCAAAAAGAAAAAGAGCGCATAGAGGAAGAACTGCAATTTCTTGAGCAACATCTCCAAGCAGGTAGACAGGTCGTTCCTTTATCTGGGACCTTAACCCTTGAATTCGGTGGGACGTCTGAAAATGTTTATGCAGGAATGGATGAAGAATTTCGTCGTTACCAACCAGCCATCCTCACCTGGTACGAAACCGCCCAACACGCTTTTGACCGGGGAGCTTCTTGGCAAAATATGGGAGGTATTGAGAATTCACTCGATGGGGGGCTCTATCATTTTAAATCAAAATTTAATCCTGTCATAGAAGAATTTGTTGGGGAATTCAACCTTCCAACCAGTCCACTCTATCCACTTGTAAACAAGGCCTACAAGATCCGGAAAAAATTAAGGAGTAAATAA
- the tpiA gene encoding triose-phosphate isomerase, giving the protein MSRKPFIAGNWKMNKNPEEAKAFVEAVASKLPSADLVEAGIAAPAVDLTTVLAAAKGSNLKVAAQNTYFENAGAFTGETSPQVLKEIGTDYVVIGHSERRDYFHETDEDINKKAKAIFANGMLPIICCGESLETYEAGKAAEFVGAQVSAALAGLTAEQVASTVIAYEPIWAIGTGKSASQDDAQKMCKVVRDVVATDFGQEVADKVRVQYGGSVKPENVAEYMACPDVDGALVGGASLDPESFLALLDFVK; this is encoded by the coding sequence ATGTCACGTAAACCATTTATCGCTGGTAACTGGAAAATGAACAAAAATCCAGAAGAAGCAAAAGCATTTGTTGAAGCTGTAGCATCAAAACTTCCTTCAGCTGATCTTGTTGAAGCTGGAATCGCGGCTCCTGCAGTTGACTTGACTACAGTACTTGCTGCTGCTAAAGGTTCAAACCTTAAAGTTGCTGCCCAAAACACTTACTTTGAAAATGCTGGTGCCTTCACTGGTGAAACTAGCCCACAAGTTTTGAAAGAAATCGGTACTGACTACGTTGTTATCGGTCACTCAGAACGTCGTGACTACTTCCACGAAACTGATGAAGACATCAACAAAAAAGCAAAAGCAATCTTTGCGAACGGTATGCTTCCAATCATCTGTTGTGGTGAAAGCCTTGAAACTTACGAAGCTGGTAAAGCAGCAGAATTCGTAGGTGCTCAAGTTTCAGCTGCTCTTGCTGGATTGACTGCAGAACAAGTCGCTTCAACAGTTATCGCATATGAACCAATCTGGGCTATCGGTACTGGTAAATCAGCTTCACAAGACGACGCACAAAAAATGTGTAAAGTTGTTCGTGACGTTGTAGCTACTGACTTTGGTCAAGAAGTGGCTGATAAAGTTCGTGTTCAATACGGTGGTTCAGTTAAACCTGAGAACGTTGCTGAATACATGGCTTGTCCAGACGTTGACGGAGCTCTTGTAGGTGGTGCATCACTTGATCCAGAAAGCTTCTTGGCATTGCTTGACTTCGTTAAATAA
- a CDS encoding GH25 family lysozyme, which produces MRKRIKPAVLLVFFIGIISFLVLSRTIADLQARERQETTKTIPNSNTPRKTTTASSSSKKEEDINPELVGRPIIDISGWQLPSEIDYDVLSQNVGGVIVRVHSGAQAKKENAATYLNGLDKSFKTHIQEFQKRNIPVAVYAYVAAKDKKEMEKEAEEFYKAASPYKPTYYWLDVEEKTMKDMNAGVEAFRAKLQALGAKNIGIYIGTYFMEEHSISTDKFTALWIPTYGFDDGYYNAAPDTNTEYDLHQYTSQGQLNGFSHYLDLNQIAPTQDQEAIYRKLFKVQKDGSSS; this is translated from the coding sequence ATGAGAAAAAGGATAAAACCCGCTGTTCTCTTGGTCTTTTTTATCGGTATCATTTCTTTTCTCGTTCTTTCACGAACGATTGCCGATCTGCAAGCAAGAGAGCGACAAGAAACAACCAAAACCATTCCGAACTCCAATACACCTCGAAAAACAACCACTGCAAGCTCTTCTTCAAAAAAAGAAGAAGACATCAATCCAGAACTGGTTGGCCGTCCAATCATTGATATCTCGGGCTGGCAATTGCCAAGCGAAATTGATTACGATGTCCTCTCCCAAAATGTGGGAGGTGTGATTGTTCGCGTTCATAGTGGAGCCCAAGCTAAAAAGGAAAATGCAGCAACCTACTTAAATGGTCTGGATAAATCTTTTAAAACCCATATCCAAGAATTCCAAAAACGAAATATCCCTGTCGCAGTCTATGCTTATGTCGCTGCTAAGGATAAAAAAGAAATGGAAAAAGAAGCAGAAGAATTTTACAAGGCTGCTTCTCCTTACAAGCCGACCTACTATTGGTTAGACGTTGAGGAAAAAACTATGAAGGATATGAATGCAGGTGTTGAAGCCTTCCGAGCAAAACTACAAGCTCTTGGTGCAAAAAATATTGGAATCTATATCGGAACCTACTTCATGGAAGAACACAGTATCTCCACTGATAAATTTACTGCTCTTTGGATTCCAACATATGGATTTGATGATGGCTATTATAATGCTGCGCCAGATACCAATACGGAATATGACTTGCATCAATATACCTCTCAAGGGCAATTAAATGGATTCTCACACTACTTGGATCTCAACCAAATTGCTCCGACGCAAGACCAAGAAGCGATTTATCGGAAACTTTTCAAGGTACAAAAAGATGGCTCTTCCTCATAG
- the ppc gene encoding phosphoenolpyruvate carboxylase — MVLQKLENFRNKDIVKEEAEILTDLLDDITKNLVCPETFEKISQLKDLSKTKNYRDLNQLVEQLSNEEMTVISRYFAILPLLINISEDVDLAYEINHLNNVDGDYLGKLSSTIKEVAKNEDAQEILENLNIVPVLTAHPTQVQRKTMLDLTNHIHALLRQHRDVKAGLINENKWYNNLRCNIEIMMQTDMIRDKKLKVTNEITNVMEYYNSSFLQAVPNLVLEYKRLAKEHGLELEQPHPITMGMWIGGDRDGNPFVTADTLKRSATIQSEVILNYYIEKISKLYRHFSLSTGLSNTSEAVAEMAALSSDTSVFREKEPYRRAFHYIQSKLIQTLVNLKEWTMVGETREDRYAVERLLGASNHQQGPVSDYIGNRISGALKEISAKESPAYASAQEFKEDLEKIKDSLLENKSEYLISGEFAELLEAIDVFGFYLASIDMRQDSSVHEACVAELLKSAGINDHYSDLSEDKKCQILLKELLEDPRILSATHADKSELLEKELAIFQTARELKDRLGEEVIRQNIISHATSVSDMLELAVMLKEVGLIDIEKARVQIVPLFETIEDLDHSEETMRSYLSLPIAKRWIASKNNYQEIMLGYSDSNKDGGYLSSCWTLFKAQQQLTAIGDEFGVKITFFHGRGGTVGRGGGPTYEAITSQPLKSINDRIRLTEQGEVIGNKYGNKDAAYYNLEMLVSATINRMIAEQKSPFSMFDRFGEVMDKVVNRSYDIYRDLVFGNEHFYDYFFESSPIKAISSFNIGSRPAARKTITEIGGLRAIPWVFSWSQSRVMFPGWYGVGSSFKEFIDEDPENIETLRYMYKNWPFFQSLLSNVDMVLSKANMDIAFEYAQLCEEEEVRNIYQIILHEWQLTKDIILMIEEQDELLAENPYLKESLDYRMPYFNVLNYIQLELIRRQRTGQLPADQDKLIHITINGVATGLRNSG, encoded by the coding sequence ATGGTCTTACAAAAATTAGAGAACTTTAGAAATAAAGACATTGTCAAAGAAGAAGCCGAAATTCTAACAGATCTATTGGATGATATTACTAAAAATCTTGTTTGTCCGGAGACATTTGAAAAAATTTCACAATTAAAGGATCTATCGAAAACAAAGAATTACCGTGACTTGAACCAATTAGTAGAACAATTGTCTAATGAAGAAATGACGGTAATCTCACGCTATTTTGCGATTTTACCACTGTTGATCAACATCTCTGAAGATGTCGATTTAGCTTATGAAATCAATCATCTTAATAATGTGGATGGCGATTATCTTGGGAAACTTTCTTCAACGATTAAAGAAGTTGCAAAAAATGAAGATGCACAAGAAATTTTAGAAAATCTAAATATTGTGCCCGTTTTAACGGCCCATCCGACTCAAGTGCAAAGAAAGACCATGCTGGATTTGACCAATCATATTCATGCTTTACTTCGCCAACATCGGGATGTTAAAGCAGGATTGATCAATGAGAATAAGTGGTATAATAACCTTCGTTGTAATATTGAAATCATGATGCAAACGGATATGATCCGTGATAAAAAATTGAAGGTGACAAATGAGATCACCAACGTCATGGAGTATTACAATAGTTCCTTCTTACAAGCTGTTCCAAACCTCGTGTTGGAATACAAACGTTTAGCAAAAGAACATGGTTTAGAGCTCGAACAACCACATCCAATTACAATGGGAATGTGGATTGGAGGAGACAGGGATGGAAATCCTTTTGTGACGGCTGATACTTTAAAACGTTCAGCAACCATTCAAAGTGAAGTCATTTTGAACTATTACATTGAAAAGATTTCTAAATTATACCGTCATTTCTCACTTTCAACTGGTCTCTCTAATACTAGTGAAGCGGTAGCTGAGATGGCTGCCTTGTCAAGTGATACGTCAGTCTTTCGCGAAAAAGAACCTTACCGTCGTGCTTTCCACTATATCCAATCAAAATTGATCCAAACCTTGGTTAACTTAAAAGAATGGACTATGGTTGGTGAAACAAGGGAAGACCGCTATGCGGTAGAGAGATTATTGGGAGCAAGTAATCACCAACAAGGGCCCGTTTCTGATTATATTGGTAATCGGATTTCAGGCGCCTTAAAAGAGATTTCTGCTAAAGAATCTCCAGCGTATGCGTCCGCTCAAGAGTTTAAAGAAGATCTTGAAAAGATTAAAGATTCCTTGTTAGAAAATAAATCAGAGTATTTGATTTCCGGTGAGTTTGCAGAACTCCTAGAAGCTATCGATGTCTTTGGTTTTTACCTTGCATCTATTGATATGCGCCAAGATTCTAGTGTGCATGAAGCCTGTGTGGCAGAATTGCTGAAATCAGCAGGGATTAATGATCATTATTCAGATTTATCAGAGGACAAAAAGTGTCAGATTCTCTTGAAAGAACTCTTAGAAGACCCACGTATTTTATCAGCAACCCATGCCGATAAATCTGAGTTGCTTGAAAAAGAATTGGCGATTTTCCAGACAGCGCGTGAATTGAAGGATCGCTTGGGTGAAGAAGTTATCCGTCAAAACATCATCTCCCATGCAACAAGCGTATCAGATATGTTGGAACTGGCAGTGATGTTAAAAGAAGTGGGCTTAATTGATATTGAAAAAGCACGTGTGCAAATTGTTCCATTGTTTGAAACAATTGAAGACTTGGATCATTCAGAAGAAACCATGAGAAGCTACTTGTCACTTCCAATCGCTAAACGTTGGATTGCTTCTAAGAATAATTACCAAGAAATTATGTTAGGTTACTCTGATTCCAATAAAGATGGTGGTTATTTGTCTTCTTGTTGGACCCTCTTTAAAGCTCAACAACAATTGACCGCAATTGGAGATGAGTTTGGAGTGAAGATCACTTTCTTCCATGGCCGTGGTGGTACCGTTGGCCGTGGTGGAGGTCCTACTTATGAAGCCATCACGTCTCAACCATTGAAATCGATTAATGACCGAATTCGCTTAACTGAGCAAGGGGAAGTAATCGGAAATAAATATGGAAATAAAGATGCCGCTTATTACAACCTTGAGATGCTCGTCTCTGCAACCATTAACCGAATGATTGCCGAACAAAAGAGTCCATTCTCTATGTTCGATCGTTTCGGGGAAGTCATGGATAAAGTCGTGAATCGTAGTTATGATATCTATCGTGATTTGGTCTTTGGAAATGAGCACTTCTATGACTACTTCTTTGAATCAAGTCCGATCAAGGCTATTTCTAGCTTTAATATTGGCTCGCGTCCAGCTGCTCGTAAGACTATTACAGAAATTGGTGGTTTACGTGCGATTCCTTGGGTATTCTCCTGGTCACAAAGTCGTGTGATGTTCCCTGGTTGGTACGGAGTAGGTTCTAGCTTTAAGGAATTTATCGATGAGGATCCTGAAAATATCGAAACTCTTCGATACATGTATAAAAACTGGCCTTTCTTCCAATCTCTCTTGTCAAATGTGGACATGGTCTTATCAAAAGCCAATATGGATATTGCCTTTGAGTACGCGCAATTGTGTGAAGAAGAAGAAGTGCGCAATATTTATCAAATTATCTTACATGAATGGCAATTGACGAAGGATATCATCTTGATGATTGAGGAACAAGACGAGTTGCTCGCGGAAAACCCTTATCTGAAAGAAAGTTTGGATTATCGGATGCCATACTTTAACGTCTTGAACTATATTCAGTTAGAATTGATTCGACGTCAACGGACTGGACAACTACCAGCCGATCAAGACAAGCTGATCCATATCACCATCAATGGGGTGGCTACAGGACTACGGAATTCAGGCTAA